A region from the Thalassophryne amazonica chromosome 2, fThaAma1.1, whole genome shotgun sequence genome encodes:
- the LOC117530897 gene encoding casein kinase II subunit alpha'-like yields the protein MPGSTPASSKARVYTDVNTQKNREYWDYDAHVPNWSNQDNYQLVRKLGRGKYSEVFEAISITNNEKVVVKILKPVKKKKIKREIKILENLRHGPNIICLVDTVKDPVSRTPALVFECINNTDFKELYQKLTDFDIRYYMYELLKALDYCHSMGIMHRDVKPHNVMIDHQQRKLRLIDWGLAEFYHPSQEYNVRVASRYFKGPELLVDYQMYDYSLDMWSLGCMLASMIFLKEPFFHGQDNYDQLVRIAKVLGTDELFGYLHKYHIELDTRFKDLLGQQTRKRWEQFIQTENQHLVSPEALDLLDKLLRYDHQQRLTAAEAMQHPYFYPVVKEQANTIAGGMKAISSSIAT from the exons ATGCCTGGATCCACTCCGGCCAGCAGCAAGGCTCGGGTGTACACCGATGTCAACACGCAGAAGAACAGAGAGTATTGGGACTATGATGCACATGTGCCAAACTGGAG CAATCAAGACAACTATCAGCTTGTGCGTAAACTGGGTAGAGGAAAGTACAGTGAAGTATTTGAAGCCATAAGCATCACCAATAATGAGAAAGTGGTGGTGAAAATCCTCAAG CCCGTCAAGAAGAAGAAAATCAAACGGGAAATTAAAATTCTTGAAAATCTACGCCATGGGCCCAACATCATTTGCCTGGTTGATACAGTCAAGGACCCAGTG TCCAGAACACCAGCACTTGTCTTTGAATGCATCAATAACACAGATTTTAAG GAgctttatcagaagctgacagacTTTGACATTCGTTACTACATGTATGAGCTTCTTAAG GCTCTGGACTACTGCCACAGCATGGGGATTATGCACAGAGACGTGAAGCCACATAACGTGATGATCGACCACCAGCAGAGAAAG CTACGTCTTATTGATTGGGGATTGGCAGAATTTTATCATCCCTCTCAGGAATACAATGTCAGGGTGGCGTCTCGCTATTTCAAAGGCCCTGAGCTGCTAGTGGACTATCAG ATGTATGACTATAGTTTGGATATGTGGAGTCTAGGTTGCATGTTGGCAAGCATGATCTTTCTGAAGGAACCTTTTTTTCATGGCCAGGACAACTACGACCAG CTGGTCCGTATCGCTAAAGTGCTGGGCACTGATGAGCTCTTTGGCTACCTGCACAAATATCACATAGAACTGGACACTCGCTTCAAAGACCTGCTGGGACA GCAAACACGAAAGCGTTGGGAGCAGTTCATCCAGACTGAAAACCAGCATCTGGTGAGTCCAGAGGCTCTGGACCTGCTCGACAAACTACTGCGTTATGACCACCAGCAGAGGCTGACGGCGGCTGAGGCCATGCAGCACCCATACTTCT ATCCTGTGGTGAAGGAACAGGCAAACACCATTGCAGGTGGCATGAAGGCAATAAGCAGCTCCATTGCAACATGA